The Haliaeetus albicilla chromosome 19, bHalAlb1.1, whole genome shotgun sequence genome has a segment encoding these proteins:
- the LOC138690016 gene encoding histone H2A-like: MAGAEEGCTAPERETEPEAACAGGLSEGGEAKAKKSRCSRSSRAGLLFPVSRVDRQLRRGRFAERLGARAPVYLAAVLQWVTHKTMDAAGKISKKSKQQRISPSHLQAAARKSSLLKQLLRGGVPRRGRRAVPRSRRVASPPKKETTRSKKRGPRPRAAAAGE; this comes from the coding sequence ATGGCCGGAGCAGAGGAGGGCTGCACGGCGCCCGAGCGGGAGACGGAGCCCGAAGCGGCGTGTGCCGGGGGCCTCTCCGAAGGCGGCGAAGCAAAGGCCAAAAAGAGCCGCTGCTCCCGCTCCTCCCGGGCCGGGCTGCTCTTCCCGGTGAGCCGCGTAGACAGGCAGCTGCGCAGAGGCCGCTTTGCGGAGCGCTTGGGAGCCAGGGCCCCCGTCTACCTGGCTGCGGTGCTGCAGTGGGTGACGCACAAGACCATGGACGCGGCCGGCAAGATTTCCAAGAAGAGCAAGCAGCAGCGCATTTCGCCGTCGCACTTGCAGGCGGCGGCGCGAAAGAGCTCTCTGCTCAAGCAGCTCCTGCGAGGCGGCGTGCCCAGGCGCGGCCGCAGGGCTGTCCCCCGAAGCCGGCGTGTGGCCTCGCCGCCCAAAAAGGAGACGACCAGGAGCAAGAAGAGAGGCCCCAGGCCAAGGGCCGCTGCTGCTGGCGAGTGA